One window from the genome of Spirosoma rhododendri encodes:
- a CDS encoding TrmH family RNA methyltransferase, producing MLSKNQLKYVQSLHQKKFRQQYGAFLVEGAKSVQEVLAADFTVELLLATEAFHKENSRLTDRQRTPVEIATVAELERAGTLESNNAAIAVVRTKENTPLVAEAGEIVLVLDDIRDPGNLGTILRIADWYGVRKILCSETTADVYNPKVISASKGSFTRVSWWYGDIRSVLETAAREPGFAAYGAFLDGQNVHSLSFGQGGYLVMGNESNGIRPEIGQFVTERVTIPRFGDAESLNVGIATAVLLDNWRRGLTNLSPALT from the coding sequence ATGCTTTCTAAAAATCAACTTAAATACGTTCAGTCGCTGCACCAGAAGAAGTTCCGGCAACAGTACGGGGCTTTTCTGGTCGAAGGGGCCAAGAGCGTGCAGGAAGTGCTGGCCGCTGATTTTACGGTCGAATTGCTATTGGCTACCGAAGCGTTTCACAAAGAAAACAGTCGGCTGACAGACCGCCAACGAACACCCGTCGAAATTGCGACGGTGGCCGAACTCGAACGCGCCGGTACGCTCGAAAGTAACAACGCAGCTATCGCCGTGGTCAGAACGAAGGAGAACACCCCTTTAGTCGCGGAAGCCGGTGAAATAGTGCTCGTTCTCGACGACATCCGCGATCCGGGTAACCTCGGTACGATTCTCCGCATTGCCGACTGGTACGGCGTCCGCAAGATTCTGTGCTCCGAAACGACCGCTGATGTCTACAACCCGAAGGTTATTTCGGCCAGCAAAGGCTCGTTTACGCGGGTGTCGTGGTGGTACGGCGACATTCGATCGGTGCTGGAAACCGCAGCCCGCGAGCCTGGCTTTGCGGCTTACGGTGCGTTCCTCGATGGGCAGAACGTACACAGCCTGTCGTTTGGGCAGGGTGGCTATCTGGTAATGGGCAACGAATCAAACGGTATCCGGCCGGAGATAGGGCAGTTCGTAACCGAGCGTGTGACGATCCCGCGCTTTGGCGATGCCGAGTCGCTCAACGTCGGTATCGCCACGGCCGTGCTGCTCGACAACTGGCGCAGGGGGTTGACGAATTTATCCCCAGCCCTTACATAA
- the tamL gene encoding translocation and assembly module lipoprotein TamL, which yields MQRYLFDKGFFNAQASYRLDTLRGRQIRVNYRVNERAGYYLRTVTYNIADPRVDSLVRQSLDRAAVKVGNRFDLDAISAERVRIETQLRDQGYYAFTRQYVQFGDVDTIRRATDRLATDSLHRPVDVSLTVLNPPGMAAHPVYRIGAVDVRISPDETQPAAFVSQPDTVTRNGVLYLLNGRNLSSRLLDNKILLRPGDLYSQIKYRETQRQLFLLNQFKFVNLNFTDTTSRRLQTLITATPLDKYEATAEGGLTVLYQAQSYPGGFGSLSFRARNLLGGLETFELTGRYGLEAQTGFLTAPGASKQVYTSQELGISSSLIFPQILFPGPLRNRFNPYNPRTQVSLSYNNTLRPDFRRSLLRGTMAYSWQTTTNKQFSFLIADVNLINANFDTDLGRLFEQQLDSLANLGSTIKLSFRRSLSSSISFAYTYNNNAPGISQGGLRRPTNFLRTVVESGGTTLNFLPNRLIDTANTNLQFYKFLRFNVDFRHYIPLRNRAMLAFRINTGVAYGYGPDGGPVPYEKLFFVGGSNSVRAWLPRRLGPGAAYPYLANSPNRPAIDPNTEQFIYLFEQPGNVLLEGSAEVRGRLFHLGADINGAFFIDAGNVWTLRNNNSTRPGATFQLDSFFPQIAVGTGVGLRIDFSFFVIRLDGGIKVWDPARRYFDSENRLVDDRFILPKFSLRQLSRGPNPLVINFGIGYPF from the coding sequence ATGCAGCGGTACCTGTTCGACAAAGGTTTTTTCAACGCCCAGGCCAGCTACCGGCTCGACACCCTGCGGGGCCGTCAGATTCGGGTCAACTACCGCGTCAATGAGCGCGCGGGCTACTACCTCCGTACGGTCACGTACAACATTGCCGACCCACGCGTCGATTCGCTGGTGCGGCAGTCGCTCGACCGGGCAGCAGTAAAAGTCGGGAATCGCTTCGACCTCGACGCTATCTCAGCCGAGCGCGTCCGGATCGAAACGCAGCTGCGGGATCAGGGGTATTACGCGTTCACGCGGCAGTATGTGCAGTTTGGTGATGTCGACACCATCCGGCGCGCTACCGACCGCCTGGCAACCGACTCGCTGCACCGCCCCGTCGACGTGTCGCTCACCGTGCTGAACCCGCCGGGAATGGCCGCTCACCCGGTCTACCGCATCGGTGCCGTCGACGTCCGTATCAGCCCCGACGAAACCCAGCCAGCTGCTTTCGTCAGTCAGCCCGACACGGTCACGCGGAACGGTGTGCTGTACCTGCTGAATGGCCGCAATCTGTCGTCGCGGCTGCTCGACAACAAAATTCTACTCCGGCCGGGCGACCTGTACAGTCAGATCAAGTACCGCGAAACACAGCGGCAGTTGTTTCTGCTCAATCAGTTCAAGTTTGTCAATCTCAACTTCACCGACACCACCAGCCGACGCCTGCAAACGCTGATTACGGCAACTCCGCTCGACAAGTACGAAGCCACGGCCGAAGGGGGCTTGACCGTGCTGTATCAGGCGCAGAGCTATCCGGGGGGCTTCGGGAGTCTGTCATTCCGCGCACGCAACCTGCTCGGCGGTCTCGAAACGTTTGAACTCACCGGCCGGTATGGGCTGGAAGCGCAAACCGGCTTTCTGACCGCTCCCGGCGCGTCGAAGCAAGTGTACACCTCGCAGGAGCTGGGGATTAGCTCGTCGCTGATTTTCCCACAAATTCTGTTCCCGGGTCCACTCCGCAACCGGTTCAATCCGTACAACCCACGCACGCAGGTCAGTCTGAGTTATAACAACACCTTGCGGCCCGACTTTCGGCGGTCGCTGCTGCGCGGAACGATGGCGTACTCCTGGCAGACAACGACCAACAAACAGTTCAGCTTCCTGATTGCCGACGTTAACCTCATCAACGCTAATTTCGATACGGATCTGGGCCGGTTATTCGAGCAGCAACTTGATTCGCTGGCCAACCTGGGCAGCACGATCAAGCTGAGTTTCCGGCGTTCGCTGAGTTCCAGTATCAGCTTCGCTTACACCTACAACAACAACGCGCCCGGCATTTCACAGGGCGGTCTGCGCCGACCAACCAACTTCCTCCGAACGGTGGTCGAGTCGGGTGGTACGACACTGAATTTTCTGCCGAACCGTCTGATCGACACGGCCAATACGAATTTACAGTTTTACAAATTCCTGCGCTTCAACGTCGACTTCCGGCATTACATACCCCTGCGTAACCGCGCGATGCTGGCTTTTCGGATCAACACGGGTGTAGCGTATGGATACGGCCCCGATGGTGGACCGGTACCCTACGAAAAGCTATTTTTCGTTGGCGGCAGCAACAGCGTCCGGGCGTGGTTACCCCGTCGCCTGGGGCCGGGGGCGGCTTACCCGTACTTGGCCAATTCACCCAACCGACCCGCCATCGACCCTAACACCGAACAGTTTATTTACCTCTTCGAGCAACCCGGCAACGTCCTGCTGGAAGGATCGGCCGAAGTGCGGGGGCGTCTGTTTCATTTGGGTGCCGATATCAACGGGGCTTTTTTCATCGACGCGGGTAACGTCTGGACCTTACGCAACAACAACTCGACCCGCCCCGGCGCTACGTTCCAGCTCGATTCGTTCTTCCCACAGATCGCGGTTGGCACGGGTGTAGGGCTGCGCATCGACTTTTCCTTCTTCGTCATTCGGCTCGACGGTGGCATCAAAGTGTGGGACCCGGCCCGGCGGTACTTCGACAGCGAAAACAGGCTGGTCGATGATCGCTTCATCTTGCCGAAGTTTTCGCTCCGCCAGCTCAGCCGTGGCCCAAACCCGCTGGTCATCAACTTCGGTATCGGTTATCCATTCTGA